The following proteins come from a genomic window of Herpetosiphonaceae bacterium:
- a CDS encoding substrate-binding domain-containing protein, with amino-acid sequence MKRLVSWCTLFSLVAMFLAACSSGAGVTPPDTASSGASVAPAATSAASAAPAATSEASPSASPAGATDSGKPLKIGVITDQSKALSLYGQQEINGLKLGLQYATDGTMTVAGRPIELVIKDDENNADKARQLARELIEKDGVEILQCCASTTSALAVIEVAKENQKIAVIDPAAGPQITGANFNKYVFRTGRNTLQDALTAGPYVVQNVGKEFVQIAPDTDFGKGSAASWRAIIESNGGKFVADDVLIPADTTDFTPYLQKVLDAADENGAKVMFVTWAGSNFPRLFQQMREQGVLDKLTLATGFGDNVTLPTVYKDATGSVGMIAYHYTLPKNPVNDWLVTEHKKQFNAPPDLFTAGGMAAGIAIVEALEKTSGDTNADKLISVMEGMSFDGPKGTYTFRKEDHQALQPMYMVKLVKIDDPEAKFFELLEERSAQDTAPPIQVKQ; translated from the coding sequence TGGTAGCCATGTTCCTGGCTGCATGCAGCAGCGGTGCAGGGGTTACGCCGCCCGATACCGCCAGCAGCGGTGCCAGCGTCGCGCCTGCCGCCACATCCGCCGCCAGCGCGGCACCCGCCGCCACGTCCGAGGCCAGCCCGTCGGCCTCACCCGCAGGTGCTACAGATTCCGGCAAGCCACTCAAGATCGGCGTGATCACCGATCAGTCGAAGGCGCTCTCGCTCTACGGCCAGCAAGAGATCAACGGGCTCAAGCTGGGCCTTCAGTACGCCACCGACGGCACGATGACCGTCGCCGGTCGTCCGATCGAGCTGGTGATCAAGGACGACGAGAACAACGCCGATAAAGCCCGCCAGCTTGCGCGCGAGCTGATCGAGAAGGACGGCGTTGAGATCTTGCAGTGCTGCGCCTCGACGACCTCAGCGCTTGCGGTGATCGAGGTGGCGAAAGAGAATCAGAAGATCGCGGTGATCGATCCGGCGGCAGGGCCGCAGATCACCGGCGCGAACTTCAACAAGTATGTCTTTCGCACAGGCCGCAATACGCTTCAGGATGCGCTCACCGCAGGCCCGTATGTGGTGCAGAACGTCGGCAAAGAGTTCGTGCAGATCGCGCCCGACACCGACTTCGGCAAAGGCTCGGCGGCCTCGTGGCGCGCGATCATCGAGAGCAACGGCGGCAAGTTCGTCGCCGACGACGTGCTGATCCCCGCCGACACGACGGATTTCACGCCCTATCTGCAAAAAGTGCTCGACGCCGCCGACGAGAACGGCGCGAAGGTGATGTTCGTCACCTGGGCCGGCAGCAACTTTCCCCGGCTCTTCCAGCAGATGCGCGAGCAGGGCGTGCTCGACAAGCTCACGCTGGCGACCGGCTTCGGCGATAACGTGACGCTGCCGACGGTCTACAAGGATGCCACCGGCTCGGTCGGGATGATCGCCTATCACTACACGCTGCCCAAGAATCCCGTCAACGACTGGCTCGTCACCGAGCACAAGAAGCAGTTCAACGCGCCGCCGGATCTCTTTACCGCTGGCGGCATGGCCGCAGGCATCGCCATCGTCGAGGCGCTCGAAAAGACCAGCGGCGATACCAACGCCGACAAGCTGATCAGCGTCATGGAGGGCATGTCGTTCGACGGGCCGAAGGGCACGTACACCTTCCGCAAAGAAGATCATCAGGCGCTCCAGCCAATGTACATGGTCAAGCTCGTCAAGATCGACGATCCTGAGGCCAAGTTCTTCGAGCTGCTTGAGGAGCGCTCGGCGCAGGACACCGCGCCGCCGATTCAGGTGAAGCAGTAA